From a single Deinococcus humi genomic region:
- a CDS encoding nucleoside hydrolase, producing the protein MTTSGKFAAQKVILDGDPGLDDAVAWLLALASPEVEVLGITVTHGNVGLPLTVHNAGVTLALAGAAGANVPYFAGAHGPLVRDLMTAAAVHGASGLPAQGLPQPAQPPEDEHAVDFIIRTVRHHPNKVTLLASGPLTNLALAFRLAPELPELVREVVWMGGSTTGGNATPAAEFNVLADPHAAHIVFESGVPLRMVGLNVTMQCIADPDRITALRGLGNRVGTVSAELLTFYASVYRARYGLSGGALHDPLAAAAVIRPDLLDWHDMHVDIEVHEGVNFGRTVCDLYGSTGRPTNARVAVGVRDEAFFALLLERLGQLP; encoded by the coding sequence GTGACCACCTCCGGCAAATTTGCGGCCCAGAAAGTGATACTCGACGGCGATCCCGGCCTGGACGATGCCGTGGCGTGGCTGCTGGCCCTGGCCAGTCCGGAGGTGGAGGTACTGGGGATCACGGTCACGCACGGCAATGTGGGTCTGCCCCTGACCGTTCACAACGCGGGGGTTACGCTGGCTCTGGCTGGGGCTGCGGGCGCGAATGTGCCGTACTTTGCCGGAGCACATGGGCCGCTGGTGCGGGATCTGATGACGGCAGCGGCGGTCCATGGTGCCTCCGGCCTGCCCGCCCAGGGACTACCGCAGCCTGCACAGCCACCCGAAGACGAACATGCTGTCGATTTCATCATTCGCACCGTCCGCCATCATCCGAACAAGGTGACGTTGCTGGCATCTGGTCCACTGACCAACCTGGCGCTGGCCTTCCGGCTGGCCCCCGAATTGCCCGAATTGGTCAGGGAGGTGGTCTGGATGGGCGGCAGCACGACCGGCGGCAACGCGACTCCAGCGGCGGAATTCAACGTGCTGGCCGATCCGCATGCGGCCCACATCGTTTTCGAGTCCGGTGTGCCGTTGCGTATGGTGGGCTTGAACGTGACTATGCAGTGTATCGCCGACCCTGACAGAATCACCGCCCTGCGGGGCCTGGGTAACCGCGTAGGAACGGTGTCTGCCGAACTGCTGACGTTCTATGCGAGTGTGTATCGCGCGCGGTACGGCCTGAGCGGGGGCGCGCTGCATGATCCCTTGGCCGCCGCGGCCGTGATTCGCCCGGACCTGCTGGACTGGCATGACATGCATGTGGACATCGAGGTGCATGAGGGAGTGAACTTTGGCCGGACGGTTTGTGACCTGTACGGGTCTACGGGCCGGCCCACGAATGCCCGGGTGGCCGTTGGCGTGCGTGACGAGGCGTTCTTCGCTCTGTTGCTGGAACGTCTTGGACAGCTGCCATAG
- a CDS encoding phosphotransferase family protein, with product MITHAPERALQACLPDLPTPQLMPAGQGDYCQAWSVHTTPLRVLLLARHNHASHCLERVARVMPHLAGTLTLRAPQVECHGRLEGRAFVLYEAVPGTPLGYLNPQERGEVDAATLARDLATFFRELHAFDPALARRSGVPETAYAFSMRDDHMLHGAAPDLYRQDLAEYRTGGADEDLTAFLEAELEGHLRLLRSDDAPPALLHGEVSVDHVLVDEGRAVGVIDFNGMTLGRPARDLLYLHETFGLDWTCDLLTAYSALDVKATLTELGFLRVWHTLLRLLWAREHGLPDLAARRQHELLALMTRRRTD from the coding sequence ATGATCACCCACGCGCCAGAGCGCGCCCTTCAGGCGTGCCTTCCTGACCTGCCCACCCCTCAGCTGATGCCTGCCGGACAGGGCGACTACTGCCAGGCATGGTCCGTACACACCACACCGCTACGGGTGCTGCTCCTGGCCCGCCACAACCACGCCTCCCACTGTCTGGAGCGCGTCGCGCGCGTCATGCCGCATCTCGCGGGGACGCTCACGCTGCGCGCACCCCAAGTGGAGTGCCACGGTCGACTGGAGGGACGCGCCTTTGTGCTGTACGAGGCCGTGCCCGGCACCCCCCTCGGCTACCTGAACCCGCAGGAACGCGGCGAGGTCGACGCCGCCACCCTGGCGCGAGATCTCGCCACGTTCTTTCGTGAGCTCCACGCCTTCGATCCTGCTCTTGCCCGACGATCTGGCGTCCCAGAGACGGCCTACGCCTTCTCAATGCGCGACGACCACATGCTTCACGGGGCGGCCCCTGACCTGTACCGCCAGGACCTCGCCGAGTACCGCACGGGTGGCGCGGACGAGGACCTAACCGCGTTCCTGGAAGCCGAACTTGAAGGGCACCTCCGCCTCCTGAGGAGTGACGACGCACCGCCCGCGCTCCTCCACGGCGAGGTCTCCGTCGATCACGTCCTCGTGGATGAAGGCCGCGCCGTCGGTGTGATCGACTTCAATGGCATGACGCTGGGACGGCCCGCGCGTGACCTCCTGTATCTTCACGAAACCTTCGGGCTCGACTGGACCTGTGATCTGCTCACCGCGTACAGCGCCCTCGACGTGAAAGCCACACTGACTGAACTGGGATTCCTGCGCGTATGGCACACCCTGCTGAGGCTCCTGTGGGCCCGCGAGCATGGGCTGCCTGACCTAGCGGCCCGGCGGCAACATGAACTCCTCGCGCTGATGACCAGAAGACGCACAGATTAA
- a CDS encoding alpha/beta hydrolase, giving the protein MTTSCTMKAVLRAIDVKPPAKLVGHSIGGLIALESAADSRTWSMLLSY; this is encoded by the coding sequence GTGACGACTTCCTGCACGATGAAGGCAGTCCTGCGGGCCATAGACGTGAAGCCTCCGGCCAAGCTCGTCGGCCACTCCATTGGCGGCCTGATCGCTCTGGAGTCCGCCGCCGATTCCCGGACATGGTCCATGCTGTTGTCCTACTGA